A DNA window from Alligator mississippiensis isolate rAllMis1 chromosome 11, rAllMis1, whole genome shotgun sequence contains the following coding sequences:
- the LOC132244214 gene encoding DLA class II histocompatibility antigen, DR-1 beta chain-like: MSCAAMGTGGMPGAGRRWAGAVLVTLAVLGPHVARCTEPPEHFLFQHKADCLYTNGTQRVRYLDRYVWNQQDFVHFDSDLGVYVADTELGEPDAKCWNSQKDIMEYERGSVDTFCRHNYGVFERGHVIGRSVKPKVKVSPTKSGAQAHPDTLICSVTGFYPGGIEVKWLKNGQEQTAGVVSTELLQNGDWTFQILVMLEMTPRSGDVYTCQVEHSSLPGSVTVHWEAQSDSARSKMLTGVGGFVLGLIFLALGLLIYLRNKKGRPVPQPTGLLS, translated from the exons ATGTCCTGCGCAGCGATGGGGACCGGGGGGATGCCGGGGGCCGGGAggcgctgggctggggctgtgctggtgaCACTGGCGGTGCTGGGACCCCACGTGGCTCGTTGCACGGAGCCCCCAG agCATTTCCTCTTCCAGCACAAGGCGGACTGTCTCTACACCAACGGCACCCAGCGCGTGAGGTATCTGGACAGGTACGTCTGGAACCAGCAGGACTTCGTTCACTTCGACAGCGACCTGGGCGTGTACGTGGCCGACACGGAGCTGGGGGAGCCTGACGCCAAGTGCTGGAACAGCCAGAAGGACATAATGGAGTACGAACGGGGCTCAGTGGACACGTTCTGCCGACACAACTACGGGGTGTTTGAGCGAGGCCACGTGATCGGCCGCAGCG TGAAGCCCAAGGTGAAAGTCTCCCCAACAAAATCAGGAGCCCAGGCCCACCCAGACACACTGATTTGCTCTGTGACGGGGTTTTACCCCGGCGGGATCGAGGTCAAGTGGTTGAAGAATGGACAGGAGCAGACTGCCGGAGTGGTGTCCACGGAGCTGTTGCAGAACGGAGACTGGACCTTCCAGATCCTGGTGATGCTGGAAATGACCCCCCGGAGCGGGGACGTCTACACCTGCCAGGTGGAGCACAGCAGTCTGCCGGGCTCCGTCACCGTGCACTGGG AGGCGCAGTCAGACTCAGCCAGGAGCAAGATGCTGACGGGGGTCGGGGGCTTTGTGCTGGGGctgatcttcctggcactgggtctGCTCATCTACCTGAGGAACAAGAAAG GCCGCCCCGTTCCCCAGCCAACAG ggctcctcagttAG